From a region of the Azospirillum formosense genome:
- a CDS encoding Pls/PosA family non-ribosomal peptide synthetase: MPELLRDELLSDIFTDTARAMPERTAILFDGHRVSYGELEARANRVANALRARGCGPGSFVGLWMTRSLDLHVALLGILKAGAAYLPFDADAPAERVAVSLADCAAPAILVDAVTASKAAGLAVPALRLEDLASDDVRAPDLRADGVTRDHPAYAIYTSGSTGKPKGIVISHANICHYLRAANSVYGISGDDVAFQGASVAFDLSLEEIFVPYLVGATLWVASRQVLDEADRLADVLNDAGITVLDTVPTLLAMLPKDVPSLRVVILGGEACPPAVAARWCRPGRTIFNSYGPTEATVVATVAEVRPDEPVTIGRPIPNYSCYVVDEAMALVAPGTQGELLIGGPGVAQGYLGRPELTAEKFIRNSFAIHGNDPVLYRSGDAVSVDPNGNLLFHGRIDDQVKIRGFRLELGEIEAKLTDMAGVSQATVVLRNDNGMDRLVAFLVPQAGATLDKTALRDGLRAQLPSYMVPSHFEVTDRLPRLTSGKADRKALQAAPLTDDTGPGEQDEPQTPTEAALLEAAKRVFPGQAVPLEADFFMDLGGHSLLAARFVSAVRETRHLDGLTLQDVYGARSLRAMAERLDARAPRGGNGGGAERKDRSFTPPPLLRRFLCGAAQAAALPVILALMTAQWLGVFVSYMLLSGEDANFLQEIVTLLGVYMVINAATVVIAVAAKWLVIGRTKPGRYPLWGAYYYRWWLAQRFISLVHLKWFQGSPVMRVLLRALGAKVGDEALIGEFESGAIDLVTIGAGASIGGKVKLANAEVIGNELVIGAVEIGADAYVGTSCVIGVDAVVGPGTELADLTALPAGARTGAYERWDGSPARRIGSVDRAELPATATAGRLRRGLNAAFYTAMLLALPPISLMPIFPAFYLFDNLDGVLGSVFGVSYLYYLPLIAWPTAMALVAVTVCMIAAVRWIVLPRVEAGTYSVHSGFYLRKWMVALSTEVMLDTLSSLYATVYMRAWYRLMGAKIGKDAEISTNLAGRYDLVEIGEKCFIADEVVLGDEDIRRGWMFLKPVKTEARVFVGNDAVVPAGASIPTGSLIGIKSKPPGNEAMSAGETWFGSPPIKLPVRQRFDGVGANWTYEPSKARRLGRAVFEAFSLSMPTMLFITFGTLAVELFAPAILEQRYGAFLAQFLGVSVAIPVAMVAVVILVKWLLMGRYAPTVKPMWSWWAMKTEAVAVLYWGLAGKVLLDHLRGTPMLPWVLRLFGTKFGEGVFMDTTDITEFDCVSVGDYSAVNALSALQTHLYEDRVMKVGCVKVGRGVTIGAGSTVLYDTSVGDYAHLGPLTLVMKGEEIPAHTEWAGAPAEPVTEARPELTAQFKSAA, from the coding sequence ATGCCGGAGCTGCTTCGGGACGAACTGCTGTCCGACATCTTCACGGACACCGCGCGGGCCATGCCGGAGCGGACCGCCATCCTGTTCGATGGGCACCGCGTCAGCTATGGGGAGCTGGAAGCCCGGGCAAACCGCGTCGCCAATGCGCTGCGCGCGCGCGGCTGCGGTCCGGGGAGCTTCGTCGGCCTGTGGATGACGCGGTCGCTCGACCTGCATGTCGCGCTGCTCGGCATCCTGAAGGCCGGTGCGGCCTATCTCCCGTTCGACGCCGACGCGCCCGCCGAGCGCGTGGCGGTCAGTCTGGCGGACTGCGCCGCGCCGGCGATCCTGGTGGACGCCGTGACCGCGTCGAAGGCGGCCGGCCTCGCGGTGCCGGCGCTGCGGCTGGAGGATCTGGCTTCCGATGATGTCCGCGCGCCCGACCTGCGCGCGGACGGCGTCACCCGCGATCATCCCGCCTACGCGATCTACACCTCGGGCTCGACCGGCAAGCCCAAGGGCATCGTCATCAGCCACGCCAACATCTGCCACTACCTGCGCGCCGCCAACAGCGTCTATGGAATCTCCGGCGACGACGTCGCCTTCCAGGGCGCGTCGGTGGCCTTCGACCTGTCGCTTGAGGAAATCTTCGTGCCGTATCTGGTCGGCGCGACCCTTTGGGTGGCGAGCCGGCAGGTGCTGGACGAGGCGGACCGGCTGGCCGACGTCCTGAACGACGCCGGGATCACCGTGCTGGACACCGTGCCGACCCTGCTCGCCATGCTGCCCAAGGACGTGCCGAGCCTGCGTGTCGTCATTCTCGGCGGCGAGGCCTGCCCGCCCGCGGTGGCCGCGCGCTGGTGCCGGCCGGGTCGGACGATCTTCAACAGCTATGGCCCGACCGAGGCGACCGTCGTCGCCACCGTGGCCGAGGTGCGCCCGGACGAGCCGGTCACCATCGGCCGGCCGATCCCGAACTACAGCTGTTATGTGGTGGACGAGGCGATGGCGCTGGTCGCCCCCGGCACCCAGGGCGAATTGCTGATCGGCGGGCCGGGCGTTGCCCAGGGCTATCTGGGGCGTCCCGAGCTGACCGCCGAGAAGTTCATCCGGAACAGCTTCGCCATCCACGGCAACGACCCGGTGCTCTACCGCTCCGGCGACGCGGTAAGCGTCGATCCGAACGGCAACCTGCTGTTTCATGGCCGCATCGACGATCAGGTCAAGATCCGCGGCTTCCGGCTGGAACTGGGCGAGATCGAGGCGAAGCTGACCGACATGGCCGGCGTGAGCCAGGCCACCGTCGTGCTGCGCAACGACAACGGAATGGACCGGCTGGTCGCCTTCCTGGTGCCGCAGGCCGGCGCCACGCTGGACAAGACGGCGCTGCGCGACGGCTTGCGCGCCCAATTGCCGAGCTACATGGTGCCGTCACATTTCGAGGTGACGGACCGCCTGCCCCGCCTGACCTCTGGCAAGGCCGACCGCAAGGCGCTTCAGGCCGCCCCGCTGACCGACGACACCGGCCCCGGCGAACAGGACGAGCCGCAGACCCCGACCGAGGCCGCCCTCCTGGAGGCCGCCAAGCGCGTCTTCCCCGGCCAGGCGGTCCCGCTGGAAGCCGACTTCTTCATGGATCTGGGCGGGCATTCGCTGCTCGCCGCGCGGTTCGTGTCGGCGGTGCGGGAAACCCGCCATCTCGACGGGCTGACCCTGCAGGACGTCTACGGCGCCCGCAGCCTGCGCGCCATGGCCGAGCGGCTGGACGCCCGCGCGCCGCGCGGCGGCAACGGCGGCGGGGCGGAGCGCAAGGACCGTTCCTTCACGCCGCCTCCCCTGCTCCGCCGCTTCCTCTGCGGTGCGGCGCAAGCGGCGGCCCTGCCCGTCATCCTGGCGCTGATGACGGCGCAGTGGCTGGGCGTCTTCGTCAGCTACATGCTGCTGTCCGGCGAGGACGCCAATTTCCTCCAGGAAATCGTCACGCTGCTCGGCGTCTACATGGTCATCAACGCGGCCACGGTGGTGATCGCCGTCGCGGCCAAGTGGCTGGTCATCGGGCGGACGAAACCCGGTCGCTACCCGCTGTGGGGCGCCTACTACTACCGCTGGTGGCTGGCGCAGCGCTTCATCAGCCTCGTCCATCTGAAATGGTTCCAGGGCTCCCCGGTCATGCGGGTCCTTCTGCGCGCGCTCGGCGCCAAGGTGGGCGACGAGGCGCTGATCGGCGAGTTCGAGTCCGGGGCCATCGACCTCGTCACCATCGGGGCCGGCGCCTCGATCGGCGGCAAGGTGAAGCTGGCAAACGCCGAGGTGATCGGCAACGAGCTGGTCATCGGCGCGGTGGAGATCGGCGCGGACGCCTATGTCGGCACCTCCTGCGTCATCGGCGTGGACGCGGTGGTCGGTCCCGGCACGGAGCTGGCCGACCTGACCGCGCTGCCCGCCGGCGCCCGCACCGGCGCCTATGAGCGTTGGGACGGCTCGCCCGCCCGCCGCATCGGCAGCGTCGACCGGGCGGAGCTGCCCGCCACGGCGACCGCCGGACGGCTGCGCCGCGGGCTGAACGCCGCCTTCTACACGGCGATGCTGCTTGCCCTGCCGCCGATCTCGCTGATGCCCATCTTCCCGGCCTTCTACCTGTTCGACAATCTGGACGGGGTGCTGGGGTCGGTCTTCGGTGTCAGCTACCTCTATTATCTGCCGCTGATCGCCTGGCCGACGGCCATGGCGCTGGTCGCGGTGACGGTCTGCATGATCGCCGCGGTGCGCTGGATTGTCCTGCCGCGCGTCGAGGCCGGCACCTACTCGGTGCACAGCGGCTTCTATCTGCGGAAATGGATGGTGGCGCTGTCCACCGAGGTGATGCTGGACACGCTCAGCTCGCTCTACGCCACGGTCTACATGCGGGCGTGGTACCGGCTGATGGGCGCCAAGATCGGCAAGGACGCCGAGATCTCCACCAACCTCGCCGGGCGCTACGACCTCGTCGAGATCGGCGAGAAGTGCTTCATCGCCGATGAGGTGGTGCTGGGCGACGAGGACATCCGTCGCGGCTGGATGTTCCTGAAGCCGGTGAAGACCGAGGCGCGCGTGTTCGTCGGCAACGACGCGGTGGTGCCGGCAGGCGCCAGCATCCCCACGGGTTCGCTGATCGGCATCAAGTCGAAGCCGCCCGGCAACGAGGCGATGTCCGCCGGAGAGACGTGGTTCGGCAGCCCGCCCATCAAGCTGCCGGTGCGCCAGCGCTTCGACGGGGTCGGCGCCAACTGGACCTACGAGCCATCCAAGGCCCGGCGCCTGGGCCGCGCGGTGTTCGAGGCCTTCAGCCTGTCGATGCCGACGATGCTGTTCATCACCTTCGGCACGCTGGCGGTCGAGCTGTTCGCCCCGGCCATCCTGGAGCAGCGCTACGGCGCCTTCCTGGCGCAGTTCCTCGGGGTCAGCGTCGCCATCCCGGTCGCGATGGTGGCGGTGGTCATCCTGGTGAAGTGGCTTCTGATGGGCCGCTACGCGCCGACCGTCAAGCCGATGTGGTCCTGGTGGGCCATGAAGACGGAAGCGGTGGCGGTGCTCTACTGGGGGCTCGCCGGCAAGGTGCTGCTCGACCATCTGCGCGGCACGCCGATGCTGCCCTGGGTGCTGCGCCTGTTCGGCACCAAGTTCGGCGAAGGCGTCTTCATGGACACCACCGACATCACGGAGTTCGACTGCGTGTCGGTCGGCGATTACAGCGCGGTGAACGCCCTGTCGGCCCTGCAGACGCACCTCTACGAGGACCGCGTGATGAAGGTCGGCTGCGTGAAGGTCGGCCGCGGCGTCACCATCGGCGCCGGCTCCACGGTGCTGTACGACACCAGCGTCGGCGATTACGCCCATCTCGGCCCGCTGACCCTGGTCATGAAGGGCGAGGAAATCCCGGCACATACGGAATGGGCCGGCGCTCCGGCGGAGCCGGTGACCGAGGCCCGGCCCGAGTTGACGGCACAGTTCAAGAGCGCCGCGTAA
- a CDS encoding YkgJ family cysteine cluster protein gives MLTEDDAPDCESCGACCAFSWEWPTFIGDWDGDGIMEHLKEDGRMRCNGNRCAALNGTLGESVFCSVYEHRPLVCREFTAGSDACHAVRAQLGLDRSEPED, from the coding sequence ATGCTGACGGAGGATGACGCACCGGATTGCGAAAGCTGCGGGGCCTGCTGCGCCTTTTCCTGGGAATGGCCGACCTTCATCGGTGATTGGGACGGCGACGGGATCATGGAGCATTTGAAGGAGGACGGTCGCATGCGCTGCAACGGCAACCGCTGCGCCGCGCTGAACGGGACTCTTGGCGAGTCGGTTTTCTGCAGCGTCTACGAACACCGCCCCTTGGTGTGTCGTGAGTTCACCGCGGGGAGCGACGCCTGCCACGCCGTCAGGGCCCAGCTGGGGCTGGACCGGTCGGAACCGGAAGACTGA
- a CDS encoding SDR family oxidoreductase: MVEIKRKAALVTGAGKRIGRAIALDLAARGWRVGVHFGHSRSEADAVVTHIVGQGGVAVALQADLERELDAQALVPEAVERLGTLSLLVNNASRFERDEVEDVTRESWDRHMEANLRAPFVLSQAFAAQVPRDMEGLIVNMIDQRVWNLTPHFISYTLSKAGLWTLTQTLAMALAPRIRVNAIGPGPTLKNVRQTDEEFAAQRDATPLKRGPSPEEICAALRFLIDAPSVTGQMVALDGGEHLGWAQPSLGFVPTE, encoded by the coding sequence ATGGTGGAGATCAAGAGGAAAGCGGCCCTGGTCACCGGGGCGGGAAAGCGGATCGGACGCGCCATCGCGCTCGATCTCGCGGCGCGTGGCTGGCGCGTGGGCGTCCATTTCGGGCATTCCCGCAGCGAGGCCGACGCGGTGGTCACGCATATCGTCGGACAGGGCGGCGTTGCGGTGGCGCTTCAAGCCGACCTGGAGCGCGAACTGGACGCGCAGGCGCTGGTGCCCGAAGCGGTCGAACGTTTGGGCACGCTGTCGCTGCTGGTCAACAACGCCTCCCGATTCGAGCGGGACGAGGTGGAGGACGTGACGCGGGAGTCCTGGGACCGCCATATGGAGGCGAACCTCCGGGCCCCCTTCGTTCTGAGCCAAGCCTTCGCGGCGCAGGTGCCCCGTGACATGGAAGGGCTGATCGTCAACATGATCGATCAGCGGGTGTGGAACCTCACCCCCCACTTCATTTCCTACACCCTGTCGAAGGCCGGCCTGTGGACCTTGACCCAGACGCTCGCCATGGCGCTTGCCCCGCGCATACGGGTCAACGCGATCGGGCCGGGGCCGACGTTGAAGAACGTCCGGCAGACCGACGAAGAGTTCGCCGCGCAGCGGGACGCCACTCCGCTGAAGCGTGGCCCGTCGCCGGAGGAGATTTGCGCGGCCCTGCGCTTCCTGATCGACGCGCCGTCGGTCACCGGCCAGATGGTCGCGCTCGACGGTGGCGAGCATTTGGGATGGGCGCAGCCGTCGTTGGGCTTCGTTCCGACGGAATAG
- the uvrC gene encoding excinuclease ABC subunit UvrC: protein MADTADTPTDLVLPETDGIDAPGADAPDADAPGATPRARRRPADLARGAEVIREHLKTLPQTPGVYRMLAGDGAVLYVGKAKNLKRRVFNYTQVNRLPVRLQRMVSETETMEFVTTHTEVEALLLESNLIKRLMPRYNVLLRDDKTFPHIMITKDHDYPQLTKHRGARSRDADYFGPFASAGAVNRTITALQRAFLLRNCADTVFAARTRPCLQYQIKRCTAPCVERVSPAEYQAQVDQARAFLSGKSRDIQTEFVAEMTKAAENLDYETAARYRDRIRALTAVQAHQDINVEGVVEDADVIAAYAEGGMTCVQVFFFRGGRNYGNRAYFPSHDKSAETPEVLAAFIAQFYENKAAPGLVLVSHDLPEQELLTEALALRAGHRVELAAPKRGDKRRIVEHALTNAREAHGRRLAESSSQARLLDGVAAVFGLDGPPQRIEVYDNSHVQGAHAIGAMIVAGPEGFIKNAYRKFNIKTEGAAGDEFAMMREVMARRFGRAIKEDPERTQGTWPDLVLIDGGIGQLNMALGVLADLGIDDVTLVGIAKGPDRDAGRERFFMPDRAPFQLEMRDPVLYFLQRLRDEAHRFAIGTHRAKRTKALGKSMIDEIPGIGPSRKKALLHHFGSAVAVSRAGLADLESVEGISKTVAKKIYDHFHSDG, encoded by the coding sequence ATGGCCGACACCGCAGACACCCCCACGGACCTCGTCCTTCCGGAGACGGATGGCATCGATGCCCCGGGCGCCGACGCTCCAGACGCCGATGCCCCCGGAGCCACGCCGCGCGCACGCCGGCGCCCCGCCGACCTCGCCCGGGGGGCGGAGGTGATCCGCGAGCATCTGAAGACCCTGCCGCAGACGCCCGGCGTCTACCGCATGCTCGCGGGCGACGGGGCCGTGCTCTATGTCGGCAAGGCCAAGAACCTGAAGCGGCGGGTGTTCAACTACACCCAGGTCAACCGTCTGCCCGTGCGGCTGCAGCGCATGGTGTCGGAGACGGAGACCATGGAGTTCGTCACGACCCACACCGAGGTCGAGGCGCTCCTCCTCGAATCCAACCTGATCAAGCGGCTGATGCCGCGCTACAACGTGCTGCTGCGGGACGACAAGACCTTCCCGCACATCATGATCACCAAGGATCATGATTATCCGCAGTTGACCAAGCATCGGGGCGCGCGATCGCGCGACGCCGACTATTTCGGCCCGTTCGCCTCGGCGGGGGCGGTCAACCGGACGATCACGGCGCTCCAGCGCGCCTTCCTGCTGCGCAACTGCGCCGACACGGTCTTCGCCGCGCGCACCCGGCCCTGCCTGCAGTACCAGATCAAGCGCTGCACCGCGCCCTGCGTGGAGCGGGTCAGCCCGGCGGAGTATCAGGCGCAGGTGGATCAGGCCCGCGCCTTCCTGTCCGGCAAGAGCCGGGACATCCAGACCGAGTTCGTCGCGGAGATGACCAAGGCCGCGGAGAACCTCGACTACGAGACCGCCGCCCGCTACCGCGACCGCATCCGGGCCCTGACGGCGGTGCAGGCGCACCAGGACATCAACGTCGAAGGCGTGGTCGAGGATGCCGATGTGATCGCCGCCTACGCGGAAGGCGGGATGACCTGCGTGCAGGTGTTCTTCTTCCGCGGCGGGCGCAACTACGGCAACCGGGCCTATTTCCCCAGCCATGACAAGAGCGCCGAGACCCCGGAGGTGCTGGCCGCCTTCATCGCCCAGTTCTACGAGAACAAGGCCGCCCCCGGCCTCGTCCTGGTCAGCCACGACCTGCCGGAGCAGGAGCTGCTGACCGAGGCCCTGGCGCTGCGCGCCGGCCACCGGGTCGAGTTGGCCGCGCCCAAGCGCGGCGACAAGCGGCGCATCGTCGAACACGCCCTGACCAACGCGCGGGAGGCCCATGGGCGGCGGCTGGCCGAAAGCTCGTCGCAGGCGCGGCTTCTCGACGGGGTGGCGGCGGTCTTCGGGCTGGACGGCCCGCCGCAGCGGATCGAGGTCTACGACAACTCCCACGTCCAGGGCGCCCACGCCATCGGCGCCATGATCGTCGCCGGACCGGAGGGCTTCATCAAGAACGCCTACCGCAAGTTCAACATCAAGACCGAGGGCGCCGCCGGCGACGAATTCGCGATGATGCGCGAGGTCATGGCCCGCCGCTTCGGCCGGGCGATCAAGGAGGACCCGGAGCGGACGCAGGGCACTTGGCCGGATCTGGTGCTGATCGACGGCGGCATCGGGCAGCTCAACATGGCGCTGGGCGTGCTGGCCGATCTGGGGATCGACGACGTGACGCTGGTCGGCATCGCCAAGGGGCCGGACCGCGACGCCGGGCGGGAGCGCTTCTTCATGCCGGACCGGGCGCCGTTCCAGCTGGAAATGCGCGACCCGGTGCTCTATTTCCTGCAACGGCTGCGGGACGAGGCGCACCGCTTCGCCATTGGCACCCATCGGGCGAAGCGCACCAAGGCGTTGGGCAAATCGATGATCGACGAGATTCCTGGAATCGGACCCAGCCGGAAGAAGGCCCTGCTTCACCATTTCGGCAGCGCCGTCGCCGTCTCCCGCGCCGGACTGGCGGATTTGGAGTCGGTCGAAGGGATCAGCAAGACGGTGGCGAAAAAGATATACGATCATTTCCATTCAGACGGTTAG
- the pgsA gene encoding CDP-diacylglycerol--glycerol-3-phosphate 3-phosphatidyltransferase: protein MLTSLPNLLTLSRIAVIPVVVGLFYVPEAWAAYTACALFAAACITDWFDGYLARAWEQESVIGKFLDPIADKLLVAATLIMLVAFARLSGLSVLAAVVILLREVLVSGLREYLAGLNVGVPVTWMAKWKTTIQMVAIGFLIVGDYGPVHIPVTLIGTLGLWVAAILTFVTGWDYMRAGLKHMMAHQPAKPQKGAPGNPARTPG, encoded by the coding sequence ATGCTGACCAGCCTGCCGAACCTGCTCACCCTGTCGCGCATCGCGGTGATTCCCGTCGTGGTCGGGCTGTTCTACGTGCCCGAGGCGTGGGCCGCCTACACGGCCTGCGCCCTGTTCGCCGCGGCCTGCATCACCGACTGGTTCGACGGCTATCTGGCCCGCGCCTGGGAGCAGGAAAGCGTCATCGGCAAGTTCCTCGACCCCATCGCGGACAAGCTGCTGGTCGCCGCGACCCTGATCATGCTGGTGGCCTTCGCCCGCCTGTCCGGGCTGTCGGTGCTGGCGGCCGTGGTCATCCTGCTGCGCGAGGTGCTGGTCTCCGGTCTGCGCGAGTATCTGGCCGGGCTGAACGTCGGGGTGCCGGTCACCTGGATGGCCAAGTGGAAGACGACGATCCAGATGGTGGCGATCGGCTTCCTGATTGTCGGCGACTACGGACCGGTCCACATCCCGGTCACGCTGATCGGCACGCTGGGCCTGTGGGTGGCGGCGATCCTCACCTTCGTCACCGGCTGGGACTACATGCGCGCCGGGTTGAAGCACATGATGGCCCACCAGCCCGCCAAGCCGCAAAAGGGCGCTCCGGGCAACCCGGCCCGCACGCCGGGCTGA
- the mobB gene encoding molybdopterin-guanine dinucleotide biosynthesis protein B → MKMFGLTGWSGSGKTTLIVRLIPALIRHGLTVSTMKHAHKGFDIDHRGKDSHNHREAGATEVLVSSPRRWALMHEIRNDEPELSLAELLPKMSPVDLLLIEGFKREPHEKIEVWRASVGKPLIARDDPSIVAIASDGPVPDAKVPVFDLSDEEGIAAFIIARCALERCGATGQAV, encoded by the coding sequence ATGAAGATGTTCGGCCTGACGGGGTGGAGCGGCAGCGGCAAGACGACGCTGATCGTTCGCCTGATCCCGGCGCTGATCCGGCACGGCCTGACCGTTTCGACCATGAAGCACGCGCACAAGGGCTTCGACATCGATCATCGCGGCAAGGACAGCCACAACCACCGCGAGGCCGGCGCCACGGAGGTTCTGGTCAGTTCGCCCCGCCGCTGGGCGCTGATGCACGAGATCCGGAACGACGAGCCGGAGCTGTCCCTGGCGGAACTGCTGCCCAAGATGTCGCCGGTCGATCTGCTGCTGATCGAGGGATTCAAGCGCGAGCCGCACGAGAAGATCGAGGTGTGGCGCGCCTCGGTGGGCAAGCCGCTGATCGCGCGGGACGATCCGAGCATCGTCGCGATCGCCAGCGACGGGCCGGTCCCGGACGCCAAGGTGCCCGTCTTCGACCTGAGCGACGAGGAGGGCATCGCCGCCTTCATCATCGCGCGTTGCGCGCTGGAACGCTGCGGGGCGACGGGGCAGGCTGTCTGA
- the glp gene encoding gephyrin-like molybdotransferase Glp, which translates to MAQLSDDCFAFGGEMMAVDRALELLSGRLHPVTETRRIGLADALGHALAEDVVAPFNVPPHDNSAVDGYAVFFDDLTPDTATRLPVTARVAAGHALDRPGRRGEAVRIFTGAPMPEGFDTVLMQEDCKAGEGTVVIPPGIRRGANRRRAGEDMARGSTVLTAGRRLRAEDIGLLASLGRREVTVRTALRVAVFSTGDEVREPGVPLEPGCIYDANRFALIAALRQLGCRVTDLGILPDRLDAVRGALAEAAETHDVLITSGGMSTGEEDHVKAAVEALGGLHFWRLAIKPGRPVALGTVNAGAGSAVFVGLPGNPVAVMVTFLRIARPILLRLMGAADEAPALFPLRAGFTYKKKVGRREYVRATLARAADGVLTAVKHPRDGAGILSSMVESDGLVELPEEITRVEPGMIVDFLPFSEVR; encoded by the coding sequence ATGGCTCAGCTTAGCGACGATTGCTTCGCCTTCGGCGGGGAGATGATGGCGGTGGACCGGGCGCTGGAGCTTCTCTCCGGCCGCCTCCACCCCGTCACGGAGACCCGCCGGATCGGTCTTGCCGACGCGCTGGGGCATGCGCTGGCTGAGGATGTCGTCGCCCCGTTCAACGTGCCGCCGCACGACAATTCGGCGGTGGACGGCTACGCGGTCTTCTTCGACGACCTGACCCCGGACACGGCGACGCGGCTGCCGGTCACGGCGCGTGTCGCCGCCGGCCATGCGCTGGACCGACCGGGACGGCGCGGCGAGGCGGTGCGCATCTTCACCGGTGCCCCGATGCCCGAAGGCTTCGACACCGTGCTGATGCAGGAGGACTGCAAGGCGGGGGAGGGCACGGTCGTCATTCCCCCCGGCATCCGGCGCGGCGCCAACCGCCGCCGCGCCGGCGAGGACATGGCGCGGGGCAGCACCGTCCTGACCGCCGGCCGCCGGCTGCGGGCGGAGGACATCGGCCTGCTCGCCTCGCTGGGGCGCCGGGAGGTGACGGTGCGCACGGCGCTGCGCGTCGCCGTCTTCTCCACCGGGGACGAGGTGCGGGAGCCGGGCGTGCCGCTGGAGCCCGGCTGCATCTACGACGCCAACCGCTTCGCCCTGATCGCCGCGCTGCGCCAGCTCGGCTGCCGGGTGACCGACCTCGGCATCCTGCCCGACCGCCTCGACGCCGTTCGCGGCGCCTTGGCCGAAGCGGCGGAGACCCATGACGTCCTCATCACCTCCGGCGGCATGTCCACCGGCGAGGAGGACCATGTCAAGGCGGCGGTGGAGGCTCTGGGGGGGCTGCATTTCTGGCGTCTGGCGATCAAGCCGGGGCGCCCGGTGGCCTTGGGCACGGTCAACGCGGGGGCCGGGAGCGCGGTCTTCGTCGGCCTGCCGGGCAACCCGGTGGCGGTGATGGTCACGTTCCTGCGCATCGCCCGGCCGATCCTGCTGCGGCTGATGGGGGCGGCGGACGAGGCGCCCGCCTTGTTCCCGCTGCGCGCCGGCTTTACCTACAAGAAGAAGGTGGGACGGCGCGAGTATGTGCGGGCCACGCTCGCCCGAGCCGCCGACGGGGTTTTGACCGCGGTCAAGCACCCGCGCGACGGGGCGGGCATCCTGTCGTCGATGGTCGAGTCCGACGGGCTCGTCGAACTGCCGGAAGAGATCACCCGCGTCGAACCGGGTATGATCGTGGACTTCCTGCCTTTCAGTGAGGTTCGGTGA
- the moaD gene encoding molybdopterin converting factor subunit 1 gives MKILYFAWLRTKIGVATETVDPPAEVRDVGALVDWLKTRSAKHADALANSTVVKVAVNQEHVPYDHPVGSGDEVALFPPVTGG, from the coding sequence ATGAAGATCCTCTATTTCGCCTGGCTGCGCACCAAGATCGGCGTGGCGACCGAGACGGTGGACCCGCCGGCGGAGGTCCGCGACGTCGGCGCCCTGGTGGACTGGCTGAAGACCCGCAGCGCGAAGCACGCCGACGCGCTCGCCAACAGCACGGTGGTCAAGGTCGCGGTGAACCAGGAGCATGTGCCCTACGATCACCCGGTCGGCTCCGGCGACGAGGTGGCCCTGTTCCCGCCGGTGACCGGCGGCTGA
- the moaE gene encoding molybdopterin synthase catalytic subunit MoaE, whose amino-acid sequence MTVRVQSEDFDVGAELAALTGGKTGIGGVTLFVGLVRDMAGGEAVSAMTLEHYPGMTERQLEAIEAEARERWPLDDALIIHRYGRLEPGDQIVLVATASAHREAAFESCHFLIDWLKTKAPFWKMEATPEGERWVEAKESDDKAAERWTNPA is encoded by the coding sequence GTGACGGTGAGGGTGCAGAGCGAGGATTTCGACGTCGGGGCCGAACTGGCCGCGCTGACCGGCGGGAAGACGGGAATCGGCGGGGTGACCCTGTTCGTGGGGCTGGTCCGCGACATGGCCGGCGGCGAAGCCGTCAGCGCCATGACGCTGGAGCATTATCCCGGCATGACTGAGCGGCAATTGGAGGCCATCGAGGCCGAGGCGCGGGAGCGCTGGCCGCTGGACGACGCGCTGATCATCCACCGCTACGGGCGGCTGGAGCCGGGCGATCAAATCGTGCTGGTCGCCACCGCCAGCGCCCACCGCGAGGCGGCCTTCGAAAGCTGCCATTTCCTGATCGACTGGCTGAAGACCAAGGCGCCCTTCTGGAAGATGGAAGCCACCCCGGAGGGGGAGCGCTGGGTGGAGGCCAAGGAGTCCGACGACAAGGCGGCGGAGCGCTGGACGAATCCGGCGTGA